A single region of the bacterium genome encodes:
- a CDS encoding c-type cytochrome, whose product MIGSANLTAWFPDWGSTFAPDVDMPFHDIYFAAAAALILTVGLAVVFVRTFMRRGDAPAPVRGGALNLPLLGLWLLGALGLAGFAFQAGLPGLLDRGVAPYGAYGVQVNAREGAWKFTYPEGSVTDTLRVPVGRPVKLALTTEDVAQDLLIPAMRVQQAILPGRTTTAWFEAVSAGTFPVYSGTFSELTQDSLATAVVALAAPDFDAWLASVGDIFVGRTLPEVGELLYNRHGCKACHSLDGSKLVGPSLKNVYGFEFLTTTGETIVADDAYIRQSILEPNASVIDGFQPVMTPFAGVLGDREIGAITEFLKSISDRGDTGGQEGK is encoded by the coding sequence TTGATCGGCAGCGCCAATCTTACAGCGTGGTTTCCCGATTGGGGTTCGACCTTCGCCCCCGACGTGGACATGCCCTTCCATGACATCTACTTCGCGGCGGCGGCGGCCCTGATCCTGACCGTGGGTCTGGCGGTCGTCTTCGTGCGGACCTTCATGCGGCGCGGCGATGCCCCGGCACCGGTGCGGGGCGGTGCCCTGAACCTGCCCCTGCTGGGCCTGTGGCTCCTGGGAGCGCTGGGCCTGGCCGGTTTCGCCTTCCAGGCGGGACTGCCCGGACTGCTCGACCGGGGCGTGGCACCCTACGGCGCCTACGGCGTCCAGGTGAACGCCCGCGAGGGGGCCTGGAAGTTCACCTATCCCGAAGGCTCGGTCACCGACACGCTCCGGGTTCCGGTCGGCCGCCCGGTCAAGCTGGCCCTGACCACCGAGGACGTGGCGCAGGACCTGCTGATCCCGGCCATGCGGGTGCAGCAGGCGATCCTTCCGGGCCGGACGACCACGGCCTGGTTCGAGGCGGTCTCCGCCGGGACGTTCCCGGTGTACAGCGGGACGTTCAGCGAGCTGACCCAGGACAGCCTGGCGACGGCCGTGGTGGCCCTCGCGGCCCCGGACTTCGACGCCTGGCTCGCGTCCGTCGGCGACATCTTCGTGGGCCGCACCCTGCCGGAAGTGGGCGAACTGCTCTACAACCGCCACGGCTGCAAGGCCTGCCACTCCCTGGACGGTTCGAAGCTCGTCGGTCCTTCGCTGAAGAACGTCTACGGGTTCGAGTTCCTGACGACGACGGGCGAGACCATCGTCGCGGACGACGCCTACATCCGCCAGTCGATCCTGGAGCCGAACGCTTCGGTCATCGACGGCTTCCAACCGGTCATGACGCCGTTCGCCGGGGTGCTGGGAGACCGCGAGATCGGCGCCATCACCGAGTTCCTGAAGTCGATTTCGGACCGCGGAGACACCGGCGGCCAGGAGGGTAAGTAG